A single region of the Streptomyces caelestis genome encodes:
- a CDS encoding Fpg/Nei family DNA glycosylase produces MPELPEVEALKDFLAEHLVGHEIVRVLPVAISVLKTYDPPLSALEGHEVVAVRRYGKFLDVGTADGPHFVTHLARAGWLHWKDRLPDGPPRPGKGPLALRVALETGAGFDLTEAGTQKRLAVYVVADPQEVPGVARLGPDPLADDFDQARLAELLAGERRQLKGALRDQSLIAGVGNAYSDEILHAAKMSPFKLAASLTEEETGRLYAALRDTLTEAVERSRGVAAGRLKAEKKSGLRVHGRTGEPCPVCGDTVREVSFSDSSLQYCPTCQTGGRPLADRRMSRLLK; encoded by the coding sequence ATGCCGGAACTCCCCGAGGTCGAGGCGCTCAAGGACTTCCTCGCCGAGCACCTCGTCGGCCACGAGATCGTGCGGGTGCTGCCCGTCGCGATCAGCGTCCTGAAGACGTACGACCCGCCCCTGTCCGCTCTGGAGGGCCACGAGGTCGTCGCCGTACGCCGGTACGGCAAGTTCCTCGACGTCGGGACCGCGGACGGTCCGCACTTCGTGACGCACCTGGCCCGCGCCGGCTGGCTGCACTGGAAGGACCGCCTCCCCGACGGCCCGCCCCGCCCCGGCAAGGGCCCCCTCGCCCTGCGCGTGGCCCTGGAGACCGGCGCCGGCTTCGACCTGACCGAGGCCGGCACCCAGAAGCGGCTCGCGGTGTACGTCGTGGCCGACCCGCAGGAGGTCCCGGGCGTCGCCCGGCTCGGCCCGGACCCCCTGGCCGACGACTTCGACCAGGCCCGCCTCGCGGAGCTCCTGGCCGGTGAACGGCGGCAGCTCAAGGGCGCGTTGCGCGACCAGAGCCTGATCGCCGGGGTGGGCAACGCCTACAGCGACGAGATCCTGCACGCGGCGAAGATGTCGCCCTTCAAACTGGCCGCGTCCCTGACCGAGGAGGAGACCGGGCGGCTGTACGCGGCCCTGCGCGACACGCTCACCGAGGCCGTCGAACGCTCCCGGGGCGTGGCGGCCGGCCGGCTGAAGGCGGAGAAGAAGAGCGGCCTGCGCGTGCACGGCCGCACCGGCGAGCCCTGCCCGGTGTGCGGCGACACCGTGCGGGAGGTGTCCTTCAGCGACTCCTCGCTCCAGTACTGCCCGACCTGCCAGACCGGCGGCAGACCACTGGCGGACCGCAGGATGTCCCGGCTGCTGAAGTGA
- a CDS encoding SpoIIE family protein phosphatase, translating into MDPPHPVPAGGGVRVGLKPGDRVLMYTDGVTEARGPTARSSGWSGSATTSSGRLRRASWRPRRCGASSTPSWTRPPAGCGTTRPTSCPSGRGPPR; encoded by the coding sequence CTGGACCCACCGCACCCGGTCCCCGCGGGTGGAGGAGTCCGAGTCGGGCTGAAGCCGGGCGACCGGGTGCTGATGTACACCGACGGGGTCACCGAGGCCAGGGGGCCGACGGCGCGGAGTTCGGGCTGGAGTGGTTCGGCGACTACATCATCCGGGCGACTGCGGCGGGCGAGCTGGCGCCCGAGACGCTGCGGCGCCTCATCCACTCCATCCTGGACTCGTCCACCAGCCGGCTGCGGGACGACGCGACCCACCTCGTGTCCGAGTGGTCGGGGCCCGCCCCGGTGA
- a CDS encoding zf-HC2 domain-containing protein has protein sequence MRSLERHRDVGAYALGVLDEAEAFRFEDHLMECPRCAAEVTEFGPTARQLMLYRRATPRFVHPTAQPGPRMLDRLLAEVATRRRAGRRRMLFALAASVVFAVSVPGIAMMAEGGDEGPLTVAATDARTGVWAQVTTEDEASGSQVELKVKDASGPRACHLVIIGLDGTEETATSWHGPGHDAHPNTMMASSSMHPAEIARYEIRSAAGEILVRLQPR, from the coding sequence ATGAGGTCCCTGGAACGGCATCGCGACGTCGGCGCCTACGCGCTCGGCGTGCTGGACGAGGCGGAGGCCTTCCGCTTCGAGGACCACCTCATGGAGTGCCCTCGGTGCGCCGCAGAGGTGACGGAATTCGGCCCGACGGCACGGCAGTTGATGCTGTACCGCCGGGCGACGCCACGGTTCGTGCACCCGACGGCGCAGCCCGGGCCGCGCATGCTGGACCGGCTGCTGGCCGAGGTGGCGACCCGGCGCCGGGCCGGCCGCAGACGCATGCTGTTCGCCCTGGCCGCGTCGGTGGTGTTCGCCGTGTCGGTACCGGGGATCGCGATGATGGCCGAGGGCGGCGACGAGGGGCCCCTGACGGTCGCGGCGACCGATGCGCGGACGGGTGTGTGGGCGCAGGTCACGACGGAGGACGAGGCCTCGGGCAGCCAGGTCGAGCTGAAGGTGAAGGACGCGTCGGGCCCCCGCGCCTGCCACCTGGTGATCATCGGCCTCGACGGCACGGAGGAGACAGCGACCAGCTGGCACGGGCCCGGCCACGACGCCCATCCCAACACGATGATGGCCAGCTCGTCCATGCATCCGGCGGAGATCGCCCGCTACGAGATCCGCTCGGCGGCCGGGGAGATCCTGGTCAGGCTCCAGCCGCGCTGA
- a CDS encoding sigma-70 family RNA polymerase sigma factor — MTAGSTLMNGTTAEHELAALQREHGRPLFALLLRLCDGDRQRAEDLVQETLVRAWQHPEALRADDFDSVRPWLMTVGRRLAIDARRARQARPAEVGDAVLENARVISDHAERAAAMLDVRQAVKTLTPEHREVLVLVYFQGASVAEAAATLGIPPGTVKSRAYYALRALRRVLPGYAADLR; from the coding sequence ATGACGGCCGGATCCACTCTCATGAACGGGACGACCGCCGAGCACGAGCTCGCCGCACTGCAGCGGGAGCACGGCCGGCCCCTTTTCGCGCTCCTGCTCCGGCTCTGCGACGGCGACCGGCAGCGCGCGGAGGACCTGGTCCAGGAGACGCTGGTGCGTGCCTGGCAGCACCCCGAGGCGCTGCGCGCCGACGACTTCGACTCCGTACGGCCCTGGCTGATGACCGTCGGGCGACGGCTCGCGATCGACGCCCGGCGAGCCCGGCAGGCCCGGCCCGCCGAGGTCGGCGACGCGGTGCTGGAGAACGCGCGGGTCATCTCCGACCACGCCGAGCGGGCCGCGGCGATGCTCGACGTCCGCCAAGCTGTGAAGACACTCACTCCGGAACACCGTGAAGTCCTGGTGCTCGTGTACTTCCAGGGGGCGAGTGTGGCGGAAGCCGCGGCGACCCTCGGCATCCCGCCCGGTACCGTGAAGTCCCGCGCGTACTACGCGCTGCGCGCCCTGCGCCGGGTGCTTCCGGGATACGCCGCCGACCTGCGCTGA
- a CDS encoding CapA family protein — protein sequence MIARSRQAALALTVALAAGAACQARSHEPTGPGRPAPSVAGPRGFTLVASGDVLPHSTIIDRAGFDAGGTGYDFRPMLAGIRSVVSRADVALCHMETVYGANGDYTGYPAFKSPPEVARALAATGYDGCSTASNHTLDDGADGIRRTLDALDRAGVRHAGSARAEEEARTVTVLQAGPAKIAHLAYTYGTNGIPLPDGQPWAVNLIDEARVLADARAARRAGADVVVVSLHWGTEWQDAPDEQQLTLARSLTAARSEGRPDIDLILGTHAHVPQAYEKVNGTWVIYGMGDQIAGEMTNHQGARDPRGNQSTLGRFTFAPPARPGGRWEVTKAEFVPQLFDVDAGRVVNLNRAIAQGAGVEAVRDRIRDVVLSRGAAEDGLVMGE from the coding sequence ATGATCGCACGCAGTCGACAGGCGGCCCTGGCCCTGACCGTCGCCCTCGCCGCGGGTGCCGCCTGCCAGGCCCGCAGCCACGAACCCACCGGCCCCGGACGCCCGGCACCGTCCGTGGCCGGACCCCGCGGCTTCACACTGGTCGCCTCCGGCGACGTCCTCCCGCACAGCACGATCATCGACCGGGCCGGCTTCGACGCCGGCGGCACCGGCTACGACTTCCGGCCGATGCTCGCGGGGATCCGCTCCGTCGTCTCCCGCGCCGACGTGGCCCTGTGCCACATGGAGACCGTCTACGGCGCGAACGGCGACTACACCGGCTACCCCGCCTTCAAGTCCCCGCCCGAGGTCGCCCGGGCCCTCGCCGCCACCGGCTACGACGGCTGCTCCACCGCCTCCAACCACACCCTCGACGACGGCGCCGACGGCATCCGCCGCACCCTCGACGCCCTCGACCGCGCGGGCGTACGGCACGCCGGCTCGGCACGCGCCGAGGAGGAGGCCCGTACGGTGACGGTCCTCCAGGCGGGACCGGCGAAGATCGCCCACCTCGCCTACACCTACGGCACCAACGGCATCCCGCTCCCGGACGGACAGCCCTGGGCCGTGAACCTCATCGACGAGGCCCGGGTCCTCGCGGACGCCCGGGCCGCGCGCCGGGCCGGCGCCGACGTGGTCGTCGTCTCCCTGCACTGGGGCACCGAGTGGCAGGACGCCCCCGACGAGCAGCAGCTGACCCTGGCCCGCAGCCTCACCGCCGCCCGTAGCGAGGGCCGCCCCGACATCGACCTGATCCTCGGCACCCACGCGCACGTCCCGCAGGCCTACGAGAAGGTCAACGGCACCTGGGTGATCTACGGCATGGGCGACCAGATCGCCGGCGAGATGACCAACCACCAGGGCGCCCGGGACCCGCGCGGCAACCAGTCCACCCTCGGCCGCTTCACCTTCGCCCCGCCCGCCCGGCCGGGCGGGCGCTGGGAGGTGACGAAGGCAGAGTTCGTCCCGCAGCTGTTCGACGTCGACGCCGGCCGGGTCGTCAACCTCAACCGGGCGATCGCCCAGGGCGCCGGCGTCGAGGCCGTCCGCGACCGCATCCGCGACGTCGTGCTCAGCCGGGGCGCGGCCGAGGACGGCCTGGTGATGGGGGAGTAG